In Leuconostoc kimchii IMSNU 11154, the DNA window TGTCACTATTTTTACTACTAAAATCAGGATAAATTAGGCCAATTTGGGAATAATTGTTGCTTTTTGAAAATAATTGCTGCGCATCGATACCTGACTTATTTTTTAGATGATAGAAAATTTCCCTTATCAACTTATTGATGTATTTTTCCCAAAGACATTTACCATCAAATAATATGGGCCAATGTGATAGTTATCATTCAACTCCTCCGTTGCTGAAATTTCACTATTTGAATTTTTTAATTTTTCAATAGCTTGCTCTCTAACACTGCCGTCCAGATCATCTGGCATTGCTAATTTGTCAAAGGCTTTTTACTTCCGGCGAATTGTCAAACTAAGTGCAACGGTTTGTCAAAAAATACTTCATATGGGGTTTCATAGTTTAACACTTTGCGAGGACGTTGATTTAATTCAACCACACATTAATACAAATATTGTAAGTCACTAGCCGGCGTTGGGTAAGCCAATACCAACCGTTGTAAATCTGGTAAAGTCACGTGTTTTTCAATTAACAACGTGAAGTAGTTAATCATCTCGTCGGCAACATCACTTAGAAGGGTAGCACCCACAACCTGCCCACTCGCTTTAGCAACCACTACTTTAGCTTGGGCCTGTTGTGCGCCAAAGCGGTAATAAGTGAACCACTTCGTCATATCAAGTGTATTGACACGATACTCATCTGGATGCTCAGTCGCCGCGGCCGCGCTGATCCCGACTTGCGCTAACTTGGGCGCTGCAAAAACCTGCGTTGGCACAACGGGATACTTTATGGCTGCGCCGGGATGCGTCAACTCACCGACCAGATAACGCGCTTCAAAACCTGCAACTGGCGTTAACTTCGGTACCGGTGTATCGCTGACATCCCCAATGGCATAAATGTGCGGGTTGGCCGTCTGCAAATGATCGTTGACTTGAATCCCATGCCGATCAAAGGTAACGCCCACGTTGGCTAGACCTAACTGGTCCGCGTTCGGAATCCGTCCCGCTGAGCTGATGACCAGATCCGTTGTCAGCTCGAAATTATCAGCTGTCAATTGTAGACCGGTCGCCGTTTTAGTAATTGCTTGGACATCCGTATTCAAGTCAAACGTGATTCCATCAGCCGTCATTGCGGCCATCAAATCCTTAACCAAATCTGCATCAAAAGCTTTTAACGGGCGGTCATTATGATGAATCACGTGCACATCAGCGCCAGCGGCATTCGCAATCGTCGCCAATTCAAAGCCTACGTAGCCACCACCTACGAATGTCACGCGTTTAGGCATCTGGTCCAAATCTAAGAAGTCAGTGCTCGTCTTAAAGTATTCGTGCCCGGTAATCGGTAGAATCGCCGGACGCTGACCAGTGGCAATCACGTAATCAGTCGCACTGACTACTCGATCCCCGACCGCTAACTGATTGTCGGATTGAAAGTGCGCTTGACCATGTAACGTCGCAATATCTTGCCCCTTTAGTCCGTTCAACGTCCCATCGTTGATGCCATCCGTATAGCCTCGTTTATGCGCCATCAGTGCTGGCCAATCAATTTTGGGCGCACCAATCAGGCCCTGCCCTTGTAAATGTTGCGCTGCTTGTCGCGCTTCGACGGCGCTTAATAGGATTTTCTTAGGGTCACAACCGCGGTTAGGACAAGTGCCGCCCCACAGATCCGCTTCAACGATCAACACTGTCTTGCCCTGAGCCTTTAATCCGCTAGCCATGGCATTGCCGGCTGGTCCGCCACCAATCACAACAACATCGTACTGTTCCGCCATTCGAAATTCCTCCTTAAATTCATTAGCGACCATCAATTATCACAACCTAGTGTAACTAATTCATCCTTAATTGACGATTAAGATATTTCTTCATGTTGACTCAAGTAAGCCACGATTCGTTGGCTATCCAAATAGCCAACAACCCGATTTTCTTCCGTGACCGCCACATAATCGTGATCTGTCAATGCCGTAAAGGCGGTGCGTAACGTGGCTTGAACGTCTAACGATTGAATCCGACCACTCGCAACACTGGGTTTTTCTGTGAGATAACCCTGAATAAGCCCTACACGCCCAACGTAGACATCATAGACATTTTTAGCTCGGCTCGCGCCAAAGAAGTTCCGCACAAAGTCGTTCACTGGATGCTGAGCCAGAGCAGCCGGCGTATCGACTTGTATTAACTGACCGTGTTGCATGACACCGATCCGGTCACCCAACTTCAACGCCTCATTCATATCATGCGTCACGAAGACGATCGTGTTGTGATAGCGGGCGTGTAGCCGTAAGACCAAGTCTTGCAATTGTTGCCGCGAGATGGGGTCTAACGCACTAAATGGTTCATCCATCAAAACAATATCTGGTTGCGCCGCAATCGCCCGTAAGATACCGATGCGTTGCTGCTCACCACCGGATAATTCTGACGGCATCCGGTCACGGTATTCCTTTGGATCGAGGCCAACTTCCGCCAATAGCTCATCAATCGTTTGATTAATTTCCTTCTTAGCTGTCCCTTTCATTTCTGGAATCACGGCGATATTTTGCGCCACCGTCATCGTTGGGAACAAGGCAATTTGCTGTAAGACATACCCCATTTGCCACCGTAGACTTCGGACTGGTATCGTGGTTGTATCAGTACCATTAACTAGGATTTTACCAGCCGTCAATGGCTCTAAGCAGTTGATCATTTTAAGTGACGTCGTTTTGCCACTCCCAGAAGTCCCTACCAAAATAAATAGCTCACCCTGGTCAATCGTTAAATTAAGGTCGGGAATCACGGTCTGCCCATTAAAGTCTTTCTGGACGTGTTGAAATTCAATTGCCGTTGTCATTTAACGTCCCTCCTTCAATAAACCGTGCTTCACAAGATAGCGATGTGCAACCGTCGAAGCGGACTGCTTCTTAACATTGACTTCATAGTTCATTTCTTGCATATCAGTTTCTGAAATCTTTCCTGCTAACTTATTCAACGCTTTAACGACCTTAGGATGTTTGTTGGCAAAGCTCGTCTTCATCAACGGTGCCCCTTGATACGTTGGGAAGAAGTGCTTGTTATCCTTCAATAAGGCCAAGTGATACTGCCGTAATTCACTATCCGTCGCATAGGCATCTACCAAGTTGATTTTCCCCTTACTGATAGCTTCATAGCGTAGCGCCGGCTCCATCGACTTTGCAGTCACGTCTAACCCATAAGTCTTCTTGATTCCTTTTAAGCCATCATTACGATCAATAAACTCTAGGGTCATTCCGGGTTTCAGAATCGATTCAACTTGCGTTAAGTCGCTGATTGTCTTCAAATGATGTTCTTGTTGAAATTTCTTAGTCACTGCCAATGCGTACGTATTGTTATACTGCATCGGCTTCAAGTAAGTCATTTGTTCCTGTTTAGCGAGGCGCTGTTTGGCGAGCTGATAGGTCTGGTTAGCTGTTTGACCAGCTGGGTTATTCCCCTTACCTAAGGTCTCCAGCACCGAGCCAGTAAATTCAGGATAAATATCAACCTGATTATTCTTTAACGCGCTGAATAAGAACGTGGTCTTGCCAAAGTTAGGCTTGAGCGTCACATGAACATGCTCATCTTCAGCTTCAATCAGCTGCTTATACATATTAATCAAGATTTCTGGTTCAGAACCGAGTTTACCTGCAATCGTAATTGTTTCAACTCGATTGGCATAAACACTATAAGCCCCGCCACCACCTAGTAAAGCTAAAATACCGACAAAGACAATTAAGGCGTGGCGTGGTTTAGCCGTTTGAAACCACCGAACGAGCGCACTCAGCAGAATTGCTAACAATGCTGATGAGATAGCCCCAATCAATAATAACGAGGTATCATTACGGTCAATACCGAGCATGATAAAGGTCCCGAGACCCCCAGCACCAATCAAAGCGGCCAAAGTAGCCGTCCCAATAATTAAGACGAGCGCGGTCCGAATCCCAGAAATGATCTGTGGTAGGGCAATGGGTAGTTCAACTTTAAACAACTTACGCATTCGTGACATCCCAAAGGCATCGGCGGTCTCTTCAATTGAGGCGTCAATTTCTGAGATACCCAAATAAGTATTTTGAAAAATTGGCAGTAAAGCATAGATCACCAGCGCAATTACTGCTGGCACCGTTCCAATCCCAACTAACGGAATCAATAACCCTAACAGTGCCAAAGACGGAATCGTCTGTAAGACACTCGTGAGCTGTAATAATCCCTCGGCCCACCGTGGTCGTCGAACGACCCAAATAGCCAACGGAATCGCAATTACCATTGCGATGACTAATGATGCTAATGAAATCCCCAAGTGTTGCCATAGCGCAGTCAGCAAATCCCCGCGTCGATCTATAAACGTCTGTATTAATGTCTGCATGCTAACCTCCAGTGCTCACCTTTATTGCTTAATAACTTCTTAATTATCCATGTATTTAATCGTAGCATAATCCGCCAAAAATCATAGTAATACGCACCGGCAATTCACTAAATTTTGTAACTATTGTAGTTTCACATTAAAATTATTCATTAATTTAAAATGAAGCTGGCTAGTTTTTACAAGGCTATTAGATGAACCACTCAATGGATTATCATTACCACTAAGGAGGCCCCAACAATGGCTACGATTCATCTTTACCTTGCAAGTACCAACCACCAATCGACCAACATCACCGCAACAACCCCCGCTGCCTGGGTCGTCATTCTGAGATATGCTGACCATCAAAAGGCGCTAAACGACGGTGGCTACGGACATACCGAAACTTCACTGGCCTTGAGTGCTCTGACCACCGCACTCGCCACGTTGAAACGTCATGATTTACCCGTTCATATTCACACCACAACTGAACAAGTGGCGGCGGTTATTAGCGAACAACGTTATTTAAGCTGGCAGCAAAACAACTGGGACGTTCCCGAAGCCGACCAACCAGACCTACCCCAATGGCAAACGCTGATTCCCATTATCGAAGAATTTCCCAACCTCACCATCACCTACCACCCCGTGGACGATCCCGCGATGACCACCGCAACGACTACGCTAACGGCGGTGATGACGAAGCTATAAAATCGAACTCATTTCCTGTCAGTCATTTTGGACATAAATAAGCCGATCGTATACTTGACGGTCGGCTTATTTAGTTGAATTAATTTCTTCATAACTACTGTTACGATATCGCAACAAATTCTACATATAGCTTATTTCCAATTGAATTCATCCACAATGATTGACCAACAACTACAGGTCCCGCACATCTTCAGTATTAGATGTGAAATAATATTCATTGATAACTCGATACTTCCCTCTAGTTCTTTCAGCGATTTCTTCATAAATCGCATTAAAGTCACGTTCGAATGCATTCTCATCTTCATGCGTTTTAAATCCATTATATCTAAATTCATAACCATTATTGGTAAACAGCTCGCTATACTGACGATTTAAAACGTTTACCTTCGCCACTAGTCCTGAATCAGGATATAGCTCATCCGGGAGTCCATTTTTAATCAATTCATTATCCTCGTTATATACGGCGAATTTACAATTGAAATGCAACACAAAGTAAAAAAATAAACCCATACCGGGTAGAATATGTTTAACGACCAAATCAAACAATTCGAGGTATCCGGTATGAGCTATAAACATCTTACTATAAAAGAACGTGAAATACTTATGTTTTTACGAGCTAAGGGGTTATCTATCCGGGCTGTTGCGTTACGGCTGGGGCGAAATACAAGCACTATTTCACGGGAGTTAAAACGTTGTGCAGGTAATTATTCCCCAAGCAATATTGAATGAAACGCTTCCATACGGCCATTATCGTACGGATGGCCTTTGAGTGAATATGAATGTTTCAAGCCATAATTTTGGCATTTAATATTAAACTCAGCACTCGTGTATTGTGACCCCATGTCTGAATGAATAATGAGTGGCTTTCGATGCTTATCTAACGCCATCTGTAAGGCACTTGTGGCTAGCTCGGCTGTCATTGTATCGCCAATTTTATAGCCCAATACTTTTCTCTTCTCAGGATCCAAAACGGTCGCTAAATAGACCCATCTGTGATCAGTCAACTGAATATAAGTGATATCTGTTTGCCAAACACCGCTCAAATCATGCAAGTGTCTAATCAGATTGGGTTTTTGATCAACCGTCACAACAGTTTTGGGTTTGCGATAACGTTTTTGCATGCGGGATTTAATCCCTAATTCACGCATCAATTTGAGTGTCATATACTCAGATACTTTCGGCCCGTCGGTTTGTTGACTATAAGCAGCAATACGACGATAACCATAAAATTTAAAGGTTTTCCA includes these proteins:
- a CDS encoding dihydrolipoyl dehydrogenase family protein — its product is MAEQYDVVVIGGGPAGNAMASGLKAQGKTVLIVEADLWGGTCPNRGCDPKKILLSAVEARQAAQHLQGQGLIGAPKIDWPALMAHKRGYTDGINDGTLNGLKGQDIATLHGQAHFQSDNQLAVGDRVVSATDYVIATGQRPAILPITGHEYFKTSTDFLDLDQMPKRVTFVGGGYVGFELATIANAAGADVHVIHHNDRPLKAFDADLVKDLMAAMTADGITFDLNTDVQAITKTATGLQLTADNFELTTDLVISSAGRIPNADQLGLANVGVTFDRHGIQVNDHLQTANPHIYAIGDVSDTPVPKLTPVAGFEARYLVGELTHPGAAIKYPVVPTQVFAAPKLAQVGISAAAATEHPDEYRVNTLDMTKWFTYYRFGAQQAQAKVVVAKASGQVVGATLLSDVADEMINYFTLLIEKHVTLPDLQRLVLAYPTPASDLQYLY
- a CDS encoding ABC transporter ATP-binding protein; protein product: MTTAIEFQHVQKDFNGQTVIPDLNLTIDQGELFILVGTSGSGKTTSLKMINCLEPLTAGKILVNGTDTTTIPVRSLRWQMGYVLQQIALFPTMTVAQNIAVIPEMKGTAKKEINQTIDELLAEVGLDPKEYRDRMPSELSGGEQQRIGILRAIAAQPDIVLMDEPFSALDPISRQQLQDLVLRLHARYHNTIVFVTHDMNEALKLGDRIGVMQHGQLIQVDTPAALAQHPVNDFVRNFFGASRAKNVYDVYVGRVGLIQGYLTEKPSVASGRIQSLDVQATLRTAFTALTDHDYVAVTEENRVVGYLDSQRIVAYLSQHEEIS
- a CDS encoding ABC transporter permease/substrate-binding protein, translated to MQTLIQTFIDRRGDLLTALWQHLGISLASLVIAMVIAIPLAIWVVRRPRWAEGLLQLTSVLQTIPSLALLGLLIPLVGIGTVPAVIALVIYALLPIFQNTYLGISEIDASIEETADAFGMSRMRKLFKVELPIALPQIISGIRTALVLIIGTATLAALIGAGGLGTFIMLGIDRNDTSLLLIGAISSALLAILLSALVRWFQTAKPRHALIVFVGILALLGGGGAYSVYANRVETITIAGKLGSEPEILINMYKQLIEAEDEHVHVTLKPNFGKTTFLFSALKNNQVDIYPEFTGSVLETLGKGNNPAGQTANQTYQLAKQRLAKQEQMTYLKPMQYNNTYALAVTKKFQQEHHLKTISDLTQVESILKPGMTLEFIDRNDGLKGIKKTYGLDVTAKSMEPALRYEAISKGKINLVDAYATDSELRQYHLALLKDNKHFFPTYQGAPLMKTSFANKHPKVVKALNKLAGKISETDMQEMNYEVNVKKQSASTVAHRYLVKHGLLKEGR
- a CDS encoding ribonuclease H → MATIHLYLASTNHQSTNITATTPAAWVVILRYADHQKALNDGGYGHTETSLALSALTTALATLKRHDLPVHIHTTTEQVAAVISEQRYLSWQQNNWDVPEADQPDLPQWQTLIPIIEEFPNLTITYHPVDDPAMTTATTTLTAVMTKL
- a CDS encoding IS3 family transposase, encoding MGLPLVNQFLAQGYALVRILSALKIKPSTYYNWRHWQQPSRQEKRRESLKPYILDVWKTFKFYGYRRIAAYSQQTDGPKVSEYMTLKLMRELGIKSRMQKRYRKPKTVVTVDQKPNLIRHLHDLSGVWQTDITYIQLTDHRWVYLATVLDPEKRKVLGYKIGDTMTAELATSALQMALDKHRKPLIIHSDMGSQYTSAEFNIKCQNYGLKHSYSLKGHPYDNGRMEAFHSILLGE